The Helianthus annuus cultivar XRQ/B chromosome 16, HanXRQr2.0-SUNRISE, whole genome shotgun sequence genome includes a window with the following:
- the LOC110915194 gene encoding uncharacterized protein LOC110915194 isoform X5: MYAIQARRKTVTEKHFLDAVNKVIKGYQKFSATPKYMGMTLEEYQKPKGMNSNAREQVAGTGNACYASSHGEVVNEGEKTLVSDKSFNVEDSNDEKKKNAVNESEEKELEDKLKLYASRVLSKLGSDLTGGCMNPAAVGCNTDDKIRGCWVGICSWCS; encoded by the exons ATGTATGCGATTCAAGCCCGACGGAAGACGGTGACGGAGAAACATTTTCTTGATGCAGTGAATAAAGTGATCAAGGGTTATCAGAAGTTCAGTGCAACTCCCAAATACATG GGGATGACTCTTGAAGAATATCAAAAGCCAAAAG GAATGAATTCAAACGCGAGGGAGCAGGTCGCGGGAACTGG TAATGCTTGTTATGCTTCCTCACACGGAGAAGTGGTGAACGAAGGGGAGAAAACGCTGGTTTCTGATAAATCGTTTAACGTGGAAGATTCAAAcgatgagaaaaagaagaatgCTGTAAATGAGTCCGAGGAGAAGGAGCTTGAGGATAAG CTCAAACTGTATGCATCAAGAGTCCTCTCAAAACTTGGATCAGATTTAACCGGTGGATGCATGAATCCAGCTGCT GTTGGCTGTAACACAGATGACAAAATTCGAG GCTGTTGGGTGGGCATATGCTCTTGGTGTTCATAA
- the LOC110915194 gene encoding uncharacterized protein LOC110915194 isoform X4: MTLEEYQKPKGMNSNAREQVAGTGNACYASSHGEVVNEGEKTLVSDKSFNVEDSNDEKKKNAVNESEEKELEDKLKLYASRVLSKLGSDLTGGCMNPAARRLAVTQMTKFEAVGWAYALGVHKTKEHIVVYWFAPIEATLLVVWTFRLLVRQPKPEKQKKQKTN; this comes from the exons ATGACTCTTGAAGAATATCAAAAGCCAAAAG GAATGAATTCAAACGCGAGGGAGCAGGTCGCGGGAACTGG TAATGCTTGTTATGCTTCCTCACACGGAGAAGTGGTGAACGAAGGGGAGAAAACGCTGGTTTCTGATAAATCGTTTAACGTGGAAGATTCAAAcgatgagaaaaagaagaatgCTGTAAATGAGTCCGAGGAGAAGGAGCTTGAGGATAAG CTCAAACTGTATGCATCAAGAGTCCTCTCAAAACTTGGATCAGATTTAACCGGTGGATGCATGAATCCAGCTGCT CGTAGGTTGGCTGTAACACAGATGACAAAATTCGAG GCTGTTGGGTGGGCATATGCTCTTGGTGTTCATAAAACAAAGGAGCATATAGTTGTTTATTGGTTTGCCCCCATCGAGGCGACTTTATTGGTTGTATGGACATTTAGGTTGCTGGTACGGCAGCCAAAACCAGAGAAACAGAAGAAACAGAAGACTAACTGA
- the LOC110915191 gene encoding UPF0481 protein At3g47200 isoform X1 codes for MEGSPIFMKVLNFLQGSQLMNGLAYSSLQVDGSHFLELFRASICPTEVSQNKFVVKEPHMFRSVSELKESGVKVKRAENCQPLEVRFKKGVLKIAPVSMDDYKFTLFRNMVAFEQCHSGCKPHVTAYVFFLDRLINSGEDIELLHYPGVLQHTLGGNKHAARLVNKLCKEVAGAADDSYLRDVLWEINCYCNDGWNQKRAKLKHEYFYNVWVSVATIAAIIVIYLTILQTVWGLGEDGNRTHMLRTGFWRSMADAFAIPFRRANPDAEAVAIPFGGANPDAEAVAIPFGGANPNAEVVAIPFGGFKPSKKSFVPVKNDLEIFKWFFSHEERDDMNPFFFMLF; via the exons ATGGAAGGATCTCCTATATTCATGAAGGTGCTGAATTTCTTGCAAGGATCACAACTGATGAATGGGTTAGCTTATAG TTCTTTGCAGGTTGATGGAAGCCACTTTCTAGAACTCTTTCGGGCCAGCATCTGCCCGACTGAGGTTTCGCAAAATAAGTTTGTGGTCAAGGAGCCGCACATGTTTCGTTCAGTATCAGAATTAAAAGAGTCTGGTGTCAAAGTCAAAAGGGCGGAAAACTGTCAACCGTTAGAAGTAAGGTTTAAAAAGGGGGTTCTGAAGATTGCTCCTGTGAGCATGGATGACTACAAGTTCACATTGTTTAGAAACATGGTGGCCTTTGAGCAATGCCACTCTGGCTGCAAACCACATGTAACGGCTTATGTATTCTTTCTTGATAGGCTAATAAACTCTGGTGAGGACATAGAATTGCTTCATTATCCAGGTGTTTTGCAACATACTCTAGGTGGGAATAAACACGCAGCAAGACTGGTGAACAAGCTCTGTAAAGAGGTAGCTGGGGCCGCCGATGACTCATATTTACGCGATGTGCTTTGGGAGATCAATTGCTATTGCAACGATGGGTGGAATCAAAAGAGAGCGAAACTGAAGCATGAATATTTTTACAATGTTTGGGTATCAGTAGCGACTATAGCTGCTATTATAGTCATTTACCTTACCATACTTCAAACAGTTTGGGGGCTCGGAGAAGATGGTAACCGAACTCACATGCTCCGAACTGGTTTCTGGCGTTCCATGGCAGATGCTTTTGCTATACCATTTAGACGTGCCAATCCCGATGCAGAAGCTGTTGCTATACCATTTGGAGGTGCCAATCCCGATGCAGAAGCTGTTGCTATACCATTTGGAGGTGCTAATCCAAACGCAGAAGTTGTTGCTATACCATTTGGAGGTTTTAAGCCATCTAAGAAGTCATTTGTGCCTGTCAAAAATGATCTTGAGATCTTTAAATGGTTCTTCAGTCATGAAGAACGTGACGACATGAATCCTTTCTTCTTCATGTTGTTTTAA
- the LOC110915192 gene encoding putative receptor-like protein kinase At4g00960 isoform X2, whose protein sequence is MTKSKSFFYNLVKPFKLKSTKETQDEELEQLAAQEQKIFKFQTLISATKNFHPDNKLGEGGYGPVFKGKLEDGREIAVKKLSQTSKQGKKEFTNEAKLLARVQHRNVVNLLGYCGNPEKLLVYEYVEHESLDKFLFKHQEVLDWKRRYDIIRGVARGLLYLHEDSHDRIIHRDIKASNILLDEKWIPKIADFGMARLYPEDQTHINTRVAGTNGYMAPEYVMHGTLSVKVDVYSFGVVILELISGQKNSTFDLDPECQNLLDWAYKLYKKGKSLEILESKLAASADPEQVCACIQIGLLCTQSDPKQRPTMRGVVLMLNKKPSALDEPNRPGIPGTRYRRSHRSATSSSAAGTSGASSSHASTATTTSTTMVASTPKGSAFVAARSGSSTMTSAAGSSGHGVSHSGPHRKLRSDPHGKRPMVIQD, encoded by the exons ATGACCAAATCCAAAAGCTTCTTTTACAATTTGGTCAAACCCTTCAAGCTCAAGTCAACTAAAG AAACTCAAGATGAAGAATTGGAACAGCTTGCTGCTCAAGAACAGAAGATTTTTAAATTTCAAACACTAATTTCTGCAACTAAGAATTTTCATCCAGATAATAAGCTTGGTGAAGGGGGTTATGgccctgtttttaag GGGAAGTTGGAGGATGGGAGGGAGATAGCGGTGAAGAAGTTGTCACAAACATCCAAACAAGGGAAAAAGGAGTTCACGAATGAAGCCAAACTACTAGCTCGCGTGCAACACCGTAATGTTGTAAATTTATTGGGATATTGTGGAAATCCGGAGAAGCTTTTAGTATATGAATATGTTGAACATGAGAGTTTGGACAAGTTTCTTTTCA AACATCAAGAGGTGTTAGATTGGAAACGAAGATACGACATAATTCGCGGTGTCGCGCGTGGCTTGCTTTACCTTCATGAAGATTCACATGATCGTATCATCCATAGAGATATTAAAGCTAGCAATATTTTATTAGATGAAAAATGGATACCAAAAATTGCGGATTTTGGCATGGCGAGGCTCTACCCCGAAGATCAAACTCACATTAACACACGTGTAGCCGGTACCAA TGGATATATGGCACCCGAATATGTTATGCACGGTACTCTATCAGTAAAGGTGGATGTGTATAGCTTTGGCGTTGTGATTCTAGAGCTCATTAGTGGTCAGAAAAACTCGACTTTCGACCTTGATCCCGAGTGCCAAAATCTACTAGATTGG GCATATAAGCTGTACAAGAAAGGCAAAAGCCTCGAAATTCTGGAGTCAAAACTGGCCGCGTCAGCAGACCCAGAACAAGTTTGCGCATGCATACAAATCGGGTTATTATGCACCCAATCGGACCCAAAACAACGACCCACAATGCGCGGTGTGGTCTTAATGCTAAACAAAAAACCGAGTGCACTAGACGAACCGAACCGCCCGGGAATCCCCGGCACAAGGTACCGAAGGTCCCACAGATCCGCCACATCATCCTCAGCAGCCGGGACTTCTGGTGCTTCGAGTTCTCATGcttccaccgccaccaccacttcCACCACCATGGTTGCTAGTACCCCGAAAGGATCTGCTTTTGTGGCGGCGCGTTCGGGTTCTTCCACCATGACATCCGCTGCGGGTTCCTCTGGTCATGGCGTTTCGCATTCGGGTCCTCACCGGAAGTTGAGATCAGATCCTCATGGTAAACGTCCCATGGTGATTCAAGATTGA
- the LOC110915191 gene encoding UPF0481 protein At3g47200 isoform X2: MIYKDLDTPKNSSLQVDGSHFLELFRASICPTEVSQNKFVVKEPHMFRSVSELKESGVKVKRAENCQPLEVRFKKGVLKIAPVSMDDYKFTLFRNMVAFEQCHSGCKPHVTAYVFFLDRLINSGEDIELLHYPGVLQHTLGGNKHAARLVNKLCKEVAGAADDSYLRDVLWEINCYCNDGWNQKRAKLKHEYFYNVWVSVATIAAIIVIYLTILQTVWGLGEDGNRTHMLRTGFWRSMADAFAIPFRRANPDAEAVAIPFGGANPDAEAVAIPFGGANPNAEVVAIPFGGFKPSKKSFVPVKNDLEIFKWFFSHEERDDMNPFFFMLF, encoded by the coding sequence ATGATATACAAAGATTTAGATACTCCCAAGAACAGTTCTTTGCAGGTTGATGGAAGCCACTTTCTAGAACTCTTTCGGGCCAGCATCTGCCCGACTGAGGTTTCGCAAAATAAGTTTGTGGTCAAGGAGCCGCACATGTTTCGTTCAGTATCAGAATTAAAAGAGTCTGGTGTCAAAGTCAAAAGGGCGGAAAACTGTCAACCGTTAGAAGTAAGGTTTAAAAAGGGGGTTCTGAAGATTGCTCCTGTGAGCATGGATGACTACAAGTTCACATTGTTTAGAAACATGGTGGCCTTTGAGCAATGCCACTCTGGCTGCAAACCACATGTAACGGCTTATGTATTCTTTCTTGATAGGCTAATAAACTCTGGTGAGGACATAGAATTGCTTCATTATCCAGGTGTTTTGCAACATACTCTAGGTGGGAATAAACACGCAGCAAGACTGGTGAACAAGCTCTGTAAAGAGGTAGCTGGGGCCGCCGATGACTCATATTTACGCGATGTGCTTTGGGAGATCAATTGCTATTGCAACGATGGGTGGAATCAAAAGAGAGCGAAACTGAAGCATGAATATTTTTACAATGTTTGGGTATCAGTAGCGACTATAGCTGCTATTATAGTCATTTACCTTACCATACTTCAAACAGTTTGGGGGCTCGGAGAAGATGGTAACCGAACTCACATGCTCCGAACTGGTTTCTGGCGTTCCATGGCAGATGCTTTTGCTATACCATTTAGACGTGCCAATCCCGATGCAGAAGCTGTTGCTATACCATTTGGAGGTGCCAATCCCGATGCAGAAGCTGTTGCTATACCATTTGGAGGTGCTAATCCAAACGCAGAAGTTGTTGCTATACCATTTGGAGGTTTTAAGCCATCTAAGAAGTCATTTGTGCCTGTCAAAAATGATCTTGAGATCTTTAAATGGTTCTTCAGTCATGAAGAACGTGACGACATGAATCCTTTCTTCTTCATGTTGTTTTAA
- the LOC110915194 gene encoding uncharacterized protein LOC110915194 isoform X1, whose product MYAIQARRKTVTEKHFLDAVNKVIKGYQKFSATPKYMGMTLEEYQKPKGMNSNAREQVAGTGNACYASSHGEVVNEGEKTLVSDKSFNVEDSNDEKKKNAVNESEEKELEDKLKLYASRVLSKLGSDLTGGCMNPAARRLAVTQMTKFEAVGWAYALGVHKTKEHIVVYWFAPIEATLLVVWTFRLLVRQPKPEKQKKQKTN is encoded by the exons ATGTATGCGATTCAAGCCCGACGGAAGACGGTGACGGAGAAACATTTTCTTGATGCAGTGAATAAAGTGATCAAGGGTTATCAGAAGTTCAGTGCAACTCCCAAATACATG GGGATGACTCTTGAAGAATATCAAAAGCCAAAAG GAATGAATTCAAACGCGAGGGAGCAGGTCGCGGGAACTGG TAATGCTTGTTATGCTTCCTCACACGGAGAAGTGGTGAACGAAGGGGAGAAAACGCTGGTTTCTGATAAATCGTTTAACGTGGAAGATTCAAAcgatgagaaaaagaagaatgCTGTAAATGAGTCCGAGGAGAAGGAGCTTGAGGATAAG CTCAAACTGTATGCATCAAGAGTCCTCTCAAAACTTGGATCAGATTTAACCGGTGGATGCATGAATCCAGCTGCT CGTAGGTTGGCTGTAACACAGATGACAAAATTCGAG GCTGTTGGGTGGGCATATGCTCTTGGTGTTCATAAAACAAAGGAGCATATAGTTGTTTATTGGTTTGCCCCCATCGAGGCGACTTTATTGGTTGTATGGACATTTAGGTTGCTGGTACGGCAGCCAAAACCAGAGAAACAGAAGAAACAGAAGACTAACTGA
- the LOC110915192 gene encoding putative receptor-like protein kinase At4g00960 isoform X1 gives MTKSKSFFYNLVKPFKLKSTKAETQDEELEQLAAQEQKIFKFQTLISATKNFHPDNKLGEGGYGPVFKGKLEDGREIAVKKLSQTSKQGKKEFTNEAKLLARVQHRNVVNLLGYCGNPEKLLVYEYVEHESLDKFLFKHQEVLDWKRRYDIIRGVARGLLYLHEDSHDRIIHRDIKASNILLDEKWIPKIADFGMARLYPEDQTHINTRVAGTNGYMAPEYVMHGTLSVKVDVYSFGVVILELISGQKNSTFDLDPECQNLLDWAYKLYKKGKSLEILESKLAASADPEQVCACIQIGLLCTQSDPKQRPTMRGVVLMLNKKPSALDEPNRPGIPGTRYRRSHRSATSSSAAGTSGASSSHASTATTTSTTMVASTPKGSAFVAARSGSSTMTSAAGSSGHGVSHSGPHRKLRSDPHGKRPMVIQD, from the exons ATGACCAAATCCAAAAGCTTCTTTTACAATTTGGTCAAACCCTTCAAGCTCAAGTCAACTAAAG CAGAAACTCAAGATGAAGAATTGGAACAGCTTGCTGCTCAAGAACAGAAGATTTTTAAATTTCAAACACTAATTTCTGCAACTAAGAATTTTCATCCAGATAATAAGCTTGGTGAAGGGGGTTATGgccctgtttttaag GGGAAGTTGGAGGATGGGAGGGAGATAGCGGTGAAGAAGTTGTCACAAACATCCAAACAAGGGAAAAAGGAGTTCACGAATGAAGCCAAACTACTAGCTCGCGTGCAACACCGTAATGTTGTAAATTTATTGGGATATTGTGGAAATCCGGAGAAGCTTTTAGTATATGAATATGTTGAACATGAGAGTTTGGACAAGTTTCTTTTCA AACATCAAGAGGTGTTAGATTGGAAACGAAGATACGACATAATTCGCGGTGTCGCGCGTGGCTTGCTTTACCTTCATGAAGATTCACATGATCGTATCATCCATAGAGATATTAAAGCTAGCAATATTTTATTAGATGAAAAATGGATACCAAAAATTGCGGATTTTGGCATGGCGAGGCTCTACCCCGAAGATCAAACTCACATTAACACACGTGTAGCCGGTACCAA TGGATATATGGCACCCGAATATGTTATGCACGGTACTCTATCAGTAAAGGTGGATGTGTATAGCTTTGGCGTTGTGATTCTAGAGCTCATTAGTGGTCAGAAAAACTCGACTTTCGACCTTGATCCCGAGTGCCAAAATCTACTAGATTGG GCATATAAGCTGTACAAGAAAGGCAAAAGCCTCGAAATTCTGGAGTCAAAACTGGCCGCGTCAGCAGACCCAGAACAAGTTTGCGCATGCATACAAATCGGGTTATTATGCACCCAATCGGACCCAAAACAACGACCCACAATGCGCGGTGTGGTCTTAATGCTAAACAAAAAACCGAGTGCACTAGACGAACCGAACCGCCCGGGAATCCCCGGCACAAGGTACCGAAGGTCCCACAGATCCGCCACATCATCCTCAGCAGCCGGGACTTCTGGTGCTTCGAGTTCTCATGcttccaccgccaccaccacttcCACCACCATGGTTGCTAGTACCCCGAAAGGATCTGCTTTTGTGGCGGCGCGTTCGGGTTCTTCCACCATGACATCCGCTGCGGGTTCCTCTGGTCATGGCGTTTCGCATTCGGGTCCTCACCGGAAGTTGAGATCAGATCCTCATGGTAAACGTCCCATGGTGATTCAAGATTGA
- the LOC110915194 gene encoding uncharacterized protein LOC110915194 isoform X2 → MYAIQARRKTVTEKHFLDAVNKVIKGYQKFSATPKYMGMTLEEYQKPKGMNSNAREQVAGTGNACYASSHGEVVNEGEKTLVSDKSFNVEDSNDEKKKNAVNESEEKELEDKLKLYASRVLSKLGSDLTGGCMNPAAMTKFEAVGWAYALGVHKTKEHIVVYWFAPIEATLLVVWTFRLLVRQPKPEKQKKQKTN, encoded by the exons ATGTATGCGATTCAAGCCCGACGGAAGACGGTGACGGAGAAACATTTTCTTGATGCAGTGAATAAAGTGATCAAGGGTTATCAGAAGTTCAGTGCAACTCCCAAATACATG GGGATGACTCTTGAAGAATATCAAAAGCCAAAAG GAATGAATTCAAACGCGAGGGAGCAGGTCGCGGGAACTGG TAATGCTTGTTATGCTTCCTCACACGGAGAAGTGGTGAACGAAGGGGAGAAAACGCTGGTTTCTGATAAATCGTTTAACGTGGAAGATTCAAAcgatgagaaaaagaagaatgCTGTAAATGAGTCCGAGGAGAAGGAGCTTGAGGATAAG CTCAAACTGTATGCATCAAGAGTCCTCTCAAAACTTGGATCAGATTTAACCGGTGGATGCATGAATCCAGCTGCT ATGACAAAATTCGAG GCTGTTGGGTGGGCATATGCTCTTGGTGTTCATAAAACAAAGGAGCATATAGTTGTTTATTGGTTTGCCCCCATCGAGGCGACTTTATTGGTTGTATGGACATTTAGGTTGCTGGTACGGCAGCCAAAACCAGAGAAACAGAAGAAACAGAAGACTAACTGA
- the LOC110915194 gene encoding uncharacterized protein LOC110915194 isoform X3: protein MYAIQARRKTVTEKHFLDAVNKVIKGYQKFSATPKYMGMTLEEYQKPKGMNSNAREQVAGTGNACYASSHGEVVNEGEKTLVSDKSFNVEDSNDEKKKNAVNESEEKELEDKLKLYASRVLSKLGSDLTGGCMNPAAAVGWAYALGVHKTKEHIVVYWFAPIEATLLVVWTFRLLVRQPKPEKQKKQKTN from the exons ATGTATGCGATTCAAGCCCGACGGAAGACGGTGACGGAGAAACATTTTCTTGATGCAGTGAATAAAGTGATCAAGGGTTATCAGAAGTTCAGTGCAACTCCCAAATACATG GGGATGACTCTTGAAGAATATCAAAAGCCAAAAG GAATGAATTCAAACGCGAGGGAGCAGGTCGCGGGAACTGG TAATGCTTGTTATGCTTCCTCACACGGAGAAGTGGTGAACGAAGGGGAGAAAACGCTGGTTTCTGATAAATCGTTTAACGTGGAAGATTCAAAcgatgagaaaaagaagaatgCTGTAAATGAGTCCGAGGAGAAGGAGCTTGAGGATAAG CTCAAACTGTATGCATCAAGAGTCCTCTCAAAACTTGGATCAGATTTAACCGGTGGATGCATGAATCCAGCTGCT GCTGTTGGGTGGGCATATGCTCTTGGTGTTCATAAAACAAAGGAGCATATAGTTGTTTATTGGTTTGCCCCCATCGAGGCGACTTTATTGGTTGTATGGACATTTAGGTTGCTGGTACGGCAGCCAAAACCAGAGAAACAGAAGAAACAGAAGACTAACTGA